Proteins from a genomic interval of Thamnophis elegans isolate rThaEle1 chromosome 2, rThaEle1.pri, whole genome shotgun sequence:
- the C2H3orf18 gene encoding uncharacterized protein C3orf18 homolog codes for MNYRTPTVSNLYLSGTTRPETDHGTTVDETGSETVAMTPEPSSFISTKIPDVVSNGPVMETMLLSFGIITVIGLAVAVVLYIRKRKRLEKLRHQLMPMYNFDPAEEQDELEQELLEHGRDAASVQAAQSKANQGVLQRPSRLVFTDVANAISA; via the exons ATGAATTACAGAACACCCACTGTAAGCAATCTGTACCTCAGTGGCACTACCAGGCCTGAGACAGACCATGGGACAACTGTTGATGAGACTGGATCAGAAACTGTTGCAATGACACCTGAACCCAGCAGCTTTATCAGCACCAAAATTCCAGATGTGGTCAGCAATGGCCCAGTCATGGAGACCATGCTGTTGTCCTTTGGCATCATTACTGTTATCGGGTTGGCAGTAGCAGTG gTTTTGTATATTCGGAAGAGGAAACG ACTGGAAAAGTTACGACACCAGCTCATGCCCATGTACAATTTTGATCCTGCAGAAGAACAAGATGAGCTAGAGCAAGAACTGCTGGAGCATGGCAGAGACGCTGCTTCTGTTCAGGCTGCCCAAAGCAAG GCAAATCAAGGTGTTCTCCAGAGACCCAGTCGTCTTGTGTTCACAGATGTTGCGAATGCCATCAGTGCATGA